TTTCAAGACAGGGGGGCTGTTTTTCCTCCAGCTTTCATGGAGAATACATTTTCCCTGAGAGGCAACAGCTTTAATGTGTTTCTATGGAAGCTGAACTCAGATCACAGCTCGAATCAAATCAAAAGGTGAATGGAATTTATTCCGGTTGACAAGCAGGAAGTTTGTGATGAGGGAGCGTCACAGTTTTAGTTATTAGATAGCAAGGTCAGGGCGCCCTAATTACAGTCATAAATAACTTTTGGCTTCATCATTAATCAGCTATTGAGAAACCAGTcaattcagcaaaaaaaaacacgtggtgtttttttttgagcACAATAGGTATGTTCTTGGAAATTTAAACATAAGCAAGTTCACTGAGTTATCTGAAAAATGTTCCTGAGAAAAGTGCCGAGCAAGACTTTTTACATGAGCATGAGTTACATATTTCTTGTATCTGTTATTCAGGATCACATTACTCACTGACAAGTCTGATGGCAGATACAGCTGTGTAGGGAGGGATGGATGCCAGGGAATGTACGCTGTAGGTGTCACTGAATTAGGCATGTACACCCTTACTGAGGTTATAATTACATGTACGCTCCTAAAATAACTCTGACACCCGTCTTGCTTTAACCTGTAAGTGATGAAATGTGTCACTTAGTACCTGGTCCTTTTGCTGGGGCCAGTTTCTGGGTCCCAGGCGAGGGGTTAGCTGGGAGGTAAGAAGCCATCTTCCTGGTCTCACTGTCGGGGTGCATCGTCAACCACCTTTCGGTAAAATAGACAAACCAACAAATTCAAAGACAAAGCACTATTTCTACAGAATTACCATGAAACCATCCACCACTCTGTACCTAAACATGCTcatacaattattttttgtCAAAATGCATGCTTAACCTCCTGTGTAACACCTAAAAATATACAGTTATTACTAAACTTTATAAAGTCACTTAAGTGAGCCAAAACGCCATATCTTCAGTATGAACCATGCATTAAAGATTGGTGTAAGACAAATGGTTAAATGCCCACCTGCCTATTTCTTGCAGTCCTGGGGTAAACAAACACCAGCTGATGCTTTGAGTGACCTGGGAGACAAGTTGGCTTTCAAATTAACTTCCTGTCATAAATGCCAGATCTGTGAAGCTTACAATGGACACTTGCAGCTGTTTCTGTGATACAGGGCTGTTGAGTGAATTTAAAGTAGTTTCTAATAATAAGACTAGTTTTGCAGCTTTAGctctcctgttttttcttttaatgcgTTTTGACCTTGTAACCTCTCctaaatgttgttttctaaCCTGCTTTTTATTAGAAAGTTTTCTGTGTTGCTTcagtatccccccccccccccccaaaaaaaaaaaaaaagtttatgaaTTGATCTTTTGGAAGCTGCAACTCAAAGACCACCATGGAAAACACAGTCACAGATAATACCCACTATAGACTTGACAAGGATGGGCTTTTCTATCACTGAAATCAGCTTTCatttgatgaaaacattcacttcacacacatttaaGCTTTAATAACATCTGTAAAAGTTCCCTACCTGACGCCCCAgctgtctctctgttgtttgCTTAAATTCTTCGTTGTCGGTCGGTCCATTTACTTTCTTCTTCTGGCTTTTGGACTCCAATGACTTTTCCTTTGCTCCAATGATCGTGTCGGCGCACGCACCCGGCTTGTTTTGGTAAGTTAGTCGTTAAGCCCCGCCCACGACCGCCCAAAGCACCAATAGGAGACGTAAAGTCGGCAACAAAACGCCCAAGGTTGAATTCGATTGGTCCAAGAGTGCCTACCGAATAGTACCTACACTAAATGCATTTATTATAAAACGATGGCTTTTGTGGGCTTCCAATTATCTTTTCTTGCGTATCCTCCTCCGTGCTCTTTTGTTTACCCTGCAGCTATACATTTATATCACAACATTCGTATAACAATCATGGGGATTGGTCACCACCAACGAGTGGCTGTCAAGCTATAAATTACACCTGTATCAATAATGTAACAACAAACTACGTGTCCACCTGCTGTTTTCCCGTGTCTTTTTTCTAAGAATCCGGGGTTGTTGGGCTGTCAGCTGCCCTGCTGCGTCACATATGACAGAATGTGGCCTGTTTAGTTTGGCCTACTCTTCACGAGATATATTAGATGTCCAGACATGGCCCATAGAATCCTTTGACCTATGTTAACCACTGTCATTTGATCCTTTCTTAAGTTCACCAGGGacattttcttgtcttgtgtaaTGACTCACCATGTTCACTATAAGTGGCCTACTTGTTGCAGATTGCATTTGCTGGCTTAGGCAACCTGCCCTACAAAGCCAAAGTGCAGTATCTGTACTTTTTgtgaaattcactttttttgcacAAATCGTAAGTGCAGAATCTGCTCTTCAACCTGTGAGAGTTTCATAGTTCTACTGCTTTATTTCCCAAAGATATTGGGTGTTTTAGTTACGCAGTATCTGTAAAACACACTGTGAAACCAAAGCAAACTGCAGTAAGTGACACTGACTGCAGTTTGCCTTGGTTTCACCATGAAGGATGTGTCAGATACTGCAGTTTGCCTTTGTTTTAGGACCAATCAGGATAAGGCTCATAACCAGGACACtcaatgtaaacacactcaatTTTATCAGAACCGAGAGGTTACTTACAGCACTCGTAATGGGTAAAAATATGCAGAAAAGGGAGATATGTAAAGCAAAGATATGAAAATACTTCAGTTATTTTTGATACTACATGTTTTACGATTCAATCACTGTTATGTTACAAGCCAAAAGTAcctgagctgaaaaaaaaactacagatcttAAAGTAATATTTGTATCCAACGACTGCTGCatgtgaaaaagagagaacagtGATGGTTTCCGTTTATTGAGTACTTTTGAAGTCtcaaaaagatgcaaaagttaTGTTTATATCTCCCATGGAGTACATTTTGGTAATTGATGCCCAGGCTGATAAAACTGTTAGAAAATTAAATGTGTGTCACATGTGTCTCGTCAATGCATTCATGTGTTGCATTCAGTGttaattaattgattttaatcaaTTGTTCAGTTCCTAGAAATAGTTGCTCACATACCCAAACATACAGGCCTGTAAGATTTTGTTTATaacatgaaattacattttaatctgatctataaaatacttaaataaaataggaaacaaaacaaatgagtggAAAATAATATACATCTTGTTTGTCTACTCAATTACATTAAAACCCATTAACAATTGTTAGTTACTGCAGCCCATCAGTGTTTGGCCATATTATTATTCAGCagtaaaacaaaagcaaagtgCAGTTTTAACCGTAAAACTGAAATGGTTAATCTGAAAGTCAAATTACAATGTGCTTAACATTCACTTCACTTGGGGGCGCAGTGGTTGgttgcgtgcgccccatgtgtggagacTGTGGTCCTCGGGGCGGGCGACCCGGGTtcgagtccagcctgtggctcctttccagcatgtcgttccccgctctctctccctgatttccagctctgtccgctgtcctatctctacattaaaggcaaaaaaagcccaaaaataaatctttaaaaactacTCACTAATCAATCACATAACTGGTTGTTAAATTTAATTTGATACTTACGCttggcaaacaaaaaacacaaaaagctgtttttttcagtttggcaTTTTTGCAGATACTGCACTTTGGCTTTGTAGAGCAGCAATGTTTGTAAACTCTCACatgaatattattttattttataaggtACTTTGCAAAATCCACCTTAAGATAAGCACAGATTTCTTAATTTCTTCTAGGTTTAATCTGGGGCTTAAGTACCATGCTAGCAATTTCAGCCCTCCAAAACATAACTTTTGGataaatattgtatttaaaaatggTCTAACAATTATTTgctcaatttatttttcttagtcTCATGCTTTCTGACCTTTATGTGAGCCTATTTAAAAAACCTCTCTGAAATGAAAGAGATAATGTTTTACTTAGCCAGCAGGAAATATTATAATCAGCAGACACACCTATTGATTACCAAGAGGTCAAACTTGCATAATGTTGCTTTGAGCGAGTTAaagaattttatttttgatcagaAGTGTTTAGATCtgtgaaaagagaaacaaaagcatCACCACAGTCAGTTTGAAAGTGTTCCATTTCTAAAAATCTTGTAGTCACAATCTTAACTATTCTATTTTTAACTGAAAGTACACACATATTTTCAGCAGCTTGTAGCCTATTTAACATATGTAATCTGTAAGTTCCTCGAGAATGACCCTTAGCCTCAATAAAGTCATCATCATGTTATATAGATTATTATTACTGATTCATAAATTAGCCAGGGTTTTTGTGCTTTGTCCACAATAAATTGCATACACTATCATGACAGATATGGGTATGACAAGGGTAGTTCATGCCATCCAGGGTCATTTCCAGGAACCTCAGGAGGATATGGCTCAATAACGACCATGTGGAACAACTTCAAGGCTGTATAAGAtcaatcatttcaaacaatGACTACAAATTCGAATGGAAGGGCTTCCATATATACTGACTTATGCTATATGCAATGTAGCTACTGTCGCTCTCACAGTATCAAATTTCAGACAGTTCAAGTAATAAAGCTAATAGACTAGCTTGACTACACCTGCAATACACCTGCAGTCTCCACTTCTAGTCTCACACTCCTGATTCTTAAAATGTAGTTATGCCACGTTTAACACACTTTTTGAATGAATAGTGTTGAGTATCTGTGGATAGTAATAGTAACTGTCTGAAGCAGAATGGGTTCAACTTGTTCGATGAGTGATTAAATGGTCCACTGATGCTGCTATTGCCTCACAGACAGATTAAGTTGAACGGAAACAGTGCCACCTTGAGGGATTTCTGTTacaccacagcagcagcagactgaaaAATTAACCATGTGGTAACTAACAaggaaaaaattaaaaacacaacacttccTTTGAGTGAATTTTAAATTAAGGGGCGTAGTCGCTTTTAGTGAAATCTGGAATAGGCTAGCTGTCTGTAAGCTGTCATGTAATGTTTATATATATCAGGACTTATAAGGTGTTACTGTATGCTCCTTATACCTGGCAGACTAGCTTCTTCAGTCTTTTTCctgcattgatttattttttgactttCAGTTTGAAACCCTCTTTGGATAAAGCATGGTGTTTATTCTGTCAGCTTGTTCACCCCACTCGACCATTGTTGCAAAGTCCCATGTATTAACtttaaatggaaaagaaaaaaccttcATGTATGTAAAGCAAATTTTCTAATCCTCATTATTTCTCATCTTTATCTTCTATTTTATAGAACTCAAATGGTGCAAAGTGTTGACGTTCATTTGTATTAcccaacagaaataaacaagcaaacaaaaaaccTCATTGTTTACTTATACAAACATTTTGTCCAGCACCATGTTAAtggtttttatttctgttatgTTGTAAGTGAACTCACCATTCCTGTCAGCttcattaaacaaaaacaagggaataagaaaatctgtaaaatttgtttttgattaaaaatgttttctaaattAAATGTTATACTTTGGCCAATTTCGAGTCTCCAGTTCACCtaaatgtttttggtttgtgGGAGGAAACTGGAGCCCCTGGAAACCCATGCAATCACAGGGAGAACATGAAAGTTCTTCACAGACAGGAGCAGCTTTTAAAGCAGCATTCAGTATGTGTTACTAATGGTCAATTTGTAGCTTCAGAGAAATCATTGATCACATCACATTGATGAGATTGTTTGTTTGGAATACTTTATTTTCTACTGCATTATGTTGAATTCTTAGTCTTTGTTGCTCATCAGTTTGAAACAGAGACACTGACTTGGTTGAACGGTGGACAGttttctgaaatgaaaatgagttTTGTCcctggtaaaagtgttttgcttatgtcattttattttataaaatgtaaaaacgtTATCCATTGTATTTTTTGcgcttcccagccaccgtagtcTGTGGCTGCACAGCTCCCACACATCTTCTCTGACAAAATGCCCCAACTGAGCCCACAAGCTCTGCGTGTTTGGAAGAATAGTACACCTGTGTGAACAACTTCCCTCTGTGTGAGCCCTGTCTTAATACAACACTCTGGACTCTACTGAGGGAAATGCTggacaaaatgtacagaatCTGAATTTACAGTGAATGTCTGGCTGCTGCGTGGAGCTGAAAAACGTCCTTTTTTAGTAGTTTAACAGATAAGCCGGTTTCACTTACACATCTCACACTCATTTACTTAAAGTTGACATCTTTTGTATGAAatccttttttctgtctttataaaTAGGCTAGTTATATCCGTCCTACTTTCAATTGTTATTCTCTGATtatctttgtttagtttgtgcTGACACTTAACCAAAACCTGATTTAAATGAGGTTTTACTGCAACCAAACAACATTTAATCAATGAAGTTTGTTCTTACTTACATGACTAATATTTCTACTTTAGCCGTCTAATTACattgtttttggatgtttttggaGTTCATGAGGCTACTTTTAATGATTGCACTCAGGTTATGTTTATtagtttaaaaacatacaatGGTGTTTAAACAGAGTCTGTATATGTGCGAATGCTGTATTTAATGAGATCAGGagattaaattaaaagattCAAAGATTCAGCACTGTCATTGCTCATAGTATATAGTAAATGctgagaaaacacaacacatttagAAACAATTCAAAAAGTAGAGTTTGTTAAGAAGAAATAATCATAGTCAATAGTAGACTATATTTAGTAAAGAGGAAGTTATATGTGTAAGGTGTGAACAAAACAGTGTTATATTAATAAGCAAATCATTTTATATTATTCAGTTAAACTCAATTTATTAATTCAATTTATCAGTTCAactatttattcatttaatatgtaagtaaagtctttttaaatgattaatctGTGTCACAACGGAAGCTTTACTGGTCATGTATCAGTTCAAGGTTTGGCCAGCAGATGGCAGTGCAGGACTACAAGTAGGATCTAGAAGCATTCTCTCAAATATTCAGGCCCATgcaaagttacaaaataaaagactatTGAGAACAGGCCAGTGAATAAAGATCACAAAGTCCTCTGATGAAATTAAAAGTAGTCTACACTGTAACCACGTTGTCTCTACACTACATGCTTATCTTTGCACCTTTGGTTTAATGGTTGATAAGAAACAAGTTACTGTTTACCAAAAACTAATACCACGGGATTGTAAAGAGTAAGATCATGACGATAATAATAGAATAACATCATGTAAGTTAGTGTATTCGGTGTACCAGGGCTTAGGTGTGGAGGGCAGTGATTTAAAGAATTTGTAATCTcatgtataaaacatgcaggATTTACGTAGATCATTATCTCAGACAGAGGAATAACAGCTAGCCTATAAGATGCTATCAAGGTTTTCTAATCATGTAGGCCTAGAACACTGATTATCAGTGGTGATTTCCTCCGATTGTTATTCGGCTGAACTTGAGTCACTGAATTAGGAGCAACTTCTCAGGCCGAAAGAGGTCAAACTTTACACATGAAAAGTAATGCCATTTTACAGGTTTATGACGTTGACTAGAACACCTTCTCAAGTCATCTTATAATGTTAAACTACCTGCTTTAACATTTAACTCTTCCACACCACCTTCAAGTCTAGTGAAAGGACACATTCTCCACTATTCAACACGCTGCGTCGCCGTGCCATTACTGATGAAGCAGCATTTGATTTCTGCTTGAATTGTGATGCAATTGgacatcaaaaaaagaaaaatcaatagcCCACTCTAACAATAAAAATCTGCTCTGCTGAATTCATTATATATTGAGTGGCTTTATCGGTCAATAATTTGTCTGCACACTGAtccgtccacacacacacactgcttggACGTCACCGTCATCGTTGTGTAAGGTGCTGACGCATGGCGGAGGGTAAAGTCTGCTCTTAACTAATGTGGGGCATTTGGCAGCAGTCAGGATCTGTAAATGTTTAGCATTTGATcttcattatttaatttttgtttgtaGTTCAACCCATGAAGAAAATGTTGTCCATTCATCAATGATTGAAAACAATAATCCATGATGTAATAAAGTTAAACTTTTATTGCAAACCAAACATTTGTCACATAAATCTTAGACAGTTTTACaatttacagtacatttaacATGAATCGTTACATATACATATTAAAGCATacctttagtcattttttgttcAATATACATTAAAACTAGTACACATGACtccaaatatacaaacaaacttAAATACCGTCAAACTGCATTACAGCAATATTAAAATGGAATGTTCAGCTTCTCCATGTCATCTGCTCGGCTTGAGGCTGCCGGTGCATTAATGTGAGGCGAATGGAAGACTCAATGAGGGGACATGTTGGcaagaagaacaacacaaacacttcactctctctctctctctagcagCAGTGCTCTCTCgttctctcattctctctctctctctctctcgctctctctctctcagtattACCGTTATTGTTTTATGTGCAAATAAAGTTTTGAAACATCGTTCGAGTTCCTACGTCTCACATGTAAGAGACGTAGGTACTTGTGTTTAAATTTAGTGCTACATCGTTCCTCTCCGGTGACGCCAAAAGtcggaaagaaaaaaacccaacaagaAGGTGACATCGACATGGACAAACTCAACAGATGTGAGCTCTGATGGAGAGGAAAAATAAAGGCAcgtcagagagaaaaacaaaacaaagcatccCCCCCGCCTCTATAACATTCAGCCTCAAGTGACTCCCTTCTCAGACAGCAAATGAAAAGAAACTAAAGCACCAAAATGAACCTTGTCTCCAAGCTACTCAATCAAAACTCAAAAAAGCTCCGGTCTATGTGGGCGACAGAATCTCGACAGGTTAAAGATGTTTCGCTACATGGATGAAGATGGAAATCCTCCTCAGGGCTTGTACAAAACAATCCAGATTTCTTCTTGAGAAAAAAGTtgttgtgtgtgcttgttggtCGTGGCTGCCTGTTTGCTGCCTCGGCTGTGTGCTAAGGACTTCCACTAAGACCTTGGAAGGCTGCAGAGCTTTAATTTTGAGTCATGTTGTAGAAGTTGAAGGGATTGTGCGTTGGTTCATCAGGGAAAGATAGACAACAACCCCAATAAGTTATGTTATTGTGGCTTGCATAGTCTTGTGGTAGGACTTGGAAATGCATTCAAGAGTTGGAGAGTTTGCAAAGACAGATTTTTTAGAGATGTTGCAGGGGTTAATTCTGATCTATCCATCTTCCTGATTGGAAATGTAAAGTGGGGCCAAGATGCAAGTCAATGGAAAAAACCCCAGTTCATGTCCATTGAGTCCGCATTGGGGTCCATACTGAGTGCCTGCGTTATAATCCTATAGGTAGGAGTCCATGGAGGGCGCATAGGAGAAGCCCACGAAGGCCTCGGCCGCCTCTTTGATGCTGGCTGTGACAAGTGCGCTGTCCGGGGAGCAGCCGATGGAGCTGGGCACCGGCTCGTCTGTGAACTCTGGATCAAAGTGCCGCAAGTCGTTGGGTCCCGTCTGAGGGAAGGGGGAGACAAGTAGGGATTAGTGAGGCTTGAACAGTCAAAATACCTTCCCATAATTGGAGATGATTTAATCCACAGCAAGGATGTTCCCTTCACTGGATCTTCCAGTGTAAAGGCAAATATTTGACTTTGTGGACTTTGGCTACTTTTACTCAAGGACATCACACTTATTAGAGTGTTACAAAAGGAACGTACCACATTCGGGTTGAAGGGAGGGGTGATCTTCTTGGCGTTGAGGTCGTCCCAGTTGATGGGGGAGAAGAATATGTGGTTCTTTATTTCAATCTGTAGAGAGACACAAATGGTTAAATGATGCCCCTAAACACTTGCAACATTTAAACGTACAATCACATGATCCAACACTTACAAAGTCCTCTGTGCAGCCCAGCCTCTTGGTGCGGTCCTTCTGCAGCAGACCCTCCAGCAGATGTCGAGCCGCGTTGGAAATGTTGGGCTTCAGCTGCAGCGGCTTGTTCAGGATGTTGTCGTACATCTCGGCTGTGTTGCGGCTGTAGAATGGAGGCTGAGGAGGGACAAAAAGAAGAGAGTGATAAGTATCTGGAAAACAATGATAAGAAAGAATCCACATGACAAACGTGATTTTATCTCTTAAAGTCATGCATGGATTCAGGTGAAACCGTGATTGAAAAATTGATCGTCTAacttaaaagtataaaaataaatttgtaactttacaaacaatTCACGTAAAGTGTGGGAGATTTCACTCACCAGGCCGTAGAGCATCTCGTAGAGAACAGCTCCTAAACACCACCAGTCTACTGTTCTGTCGTATGGCTGCTTGTGTAGAACTTCAGGTgctaaatactgaaataaaaagtggCACAGATGGTGAGATTAATGGCAAAATATAACAGAATGCTATAAAAAcacagggggggaaaaaaaaggtattcTGAATGACTGAGTATGTCGTCCTCACCTCTGGCGTACCGCAGAAGGTCGACGTGGTGCCCTTGGGTTCAATGTTCTCCTTGCACAGGCCGAAATCTGTCAGAATGATGTGTCCCTGCGAGTCCAGCAGGATGTTCTCTGGCTTCAGGTCTCTGTAGACGATGTTGAGGGAGTGGAGGTACCCGAGAGCACTGGCGATCTCTGCTGAGTAGAACCTGGCTCTGGGCTCGAGGAAGCAGCGCTCTCTCTGTAGGTGGTAGAACAactggaagagagaaaaaaacagcaaaggttATTTCAATGAGTCTGTGCGGACACAAAGCCTTAAATCTCGTTACCTATGATAAAGATGATCTACAAAATCCCAGGAGGAGAGATAGGAAATtataaagaggaagaaaaacaataaaagacagaaggagaggaaaTGGATGACAGCTAGAGCTTAAAACGTCGTAGACGGAAGGACAGATGAAATGAGGGCCAAAGGCTTGGtaaaagaaggaagaaaagagaaagggaaGCAAGAGGAGGGAAAATGCATCCTGTTTCCTGATGAGGCCCATATTTAATCAGCACTGTCTCTGCTTGTGCAACAATCGCGGGAAATTAGCTCGATTAGACACACACTGAGCCAGCTAATTTTGGCCCACAGCCTCTCCCGCTGCCCCAACCCAACCCCACGATTTCCTGAGAGATGTTTCCTTtcgaaagaaagaaagacatgaCTTCTATTCTGCTTCTCATGCCAGGATATCccctgtgtctgtctgtggctCCTCTTTATCTCTGCCTCTAATGTGAAAGCATCCGTTTGAAAACTTCTGTCCCCTCCAGCTAAATCCATCTTTTAAACTTCCTCctcaacaaaaaacattcatcTTAGCTGCTTCTTTAAATAGCCCAGCTTCTTCTCCCGCCTCTTCCATCATTTCTGCTGCTTATTCTTATCGTCTCTGGCCATAACTCACCTCTCCTCCATTGATGTAGTCCAAAATGAAGTAGAGCTTGTCTGCTGTTTGGAAAGAGTAGTGCAGGCCGACCAAGAACGGGTGCTTGACATTCTTTAGCAGCACATTCCTCTCTGACATAATGTGCTTCtcctgagaaaaacaaagacatggtGTTAAAGAAGAGACACCTTTTTTGTCGTAAGCGTATAAGAGCATGTATGAAGGTGAATTTACCTCCTTCTTCTTGAGAATCGCCTTCTTTTGTAAGACTTTCACAGCGTAAAACTCGTCATCGCTGCGGTGTCGTGCAAGCAAAACTTTCCCGAAGCTTCCCTTTCCGATCACTTTGAGGAAGTGGAAGTCGCTGGGTTTGGCTGAAGGGTTGGAGGAAGGACCGAGGTTGATCTGTTGGGATGGACTGGGCTGTGAGGGAGATAGCAAGAAAGAGAAGAGTGAGGATGTTAGAGCCATAACTTGAACCCCAATGTGCATAAACAGAGGACATGTGTGTATCTCTGCAtacaacaaatataaacaaaggAAGGAGCACACAATTAACTGTTGAACGCTAAATGTACTTACAGGAGGAGACGGGTTTGTATTCATGAGCTCAGCATCCTGAGGAGAACTCAAGTTCAGAATAGACTGAACTTCAggactgtaaaaacaaaaaacagagttcGTATTTAGTTTATCTCCTAACAAAGCAAATATGCATTCTGCATTGTTTACGTCTGAATCAGCTGATCTGGGAGGCAAATTGAGTCACAAAGTTTCCTCAGAGGACTAGATAACTGTGCTTTCTGCCCTGTGTTTCTCAATGTTTTGTCCCTCCAGTGACTGTAGAACAATAATATGAGTCAGATGGTACTCACTGCTTGCAGGCGTAGGAGTTTGTGGCAAGCTTCTGAATGAAGTCGTTCAGCCCCATCCTCCTCTGTTTCATAAAAGCTGCAacacaaaagagagaagaaaaattAGACTTTCGgatgaaaagcaaaataaatccATTGATGCTGTGGCCAcacagtgggggaaaaaaaaacccatttagCTATGATTCCATACCGGTGACTAAAGCCACAAGCCCTCTAGTTTTGGAGTAAGTCATGGCTggcttctctgtttctgttttgatcGT
The Labrus bergylta chromosome 15, fLabBer1.1, whole genome shotgun sequence DNA segment above includes these coding regions:
- the sgk1 gene encoding serine/threonine-protein kinase Sgk1; its protein translation is MKLVNRGGGGGGGGGGGGGGGEKTAFSFKKCSAFQFVKRKVRRWMRNPKVSVEKAQGKGLLYPCPKCPLADDLWYSHFPSPYGCCHYSGLQGGMYYHQEQCSPCPASGQSSSHDKNKGCKVRKWKMLARHHGDGTSKQKEAESDVHLGGCQSWGVHASPYLASPVMLECSICSGPYISYTLEEPWQPRQRTQAMDLYYHNESDPDSYCCPGENTFMKQRRMGLNDFIQKLATNSYACKHPEVQSILNLSSPQDAELMNTNPSPPPSPSQQINLGPSSNPSAKPSDFHFLKVIGKGSFGKVLLARHRSDDEFYAVKVLQKKAILKKKEEKHIMSERNVLLKNVKHPFLVGLHYSFQTADKLYFILDYINGGELFYHLQRERCFLEPRARFYSAEIASALGYLHSLNIVYRDLKPENILLDSQGHIILTDFGLCKENIEPKGTTSTFCGTPEYLAPEVLHKQPYDRTVDWWCLGAVLYEMLYGLPPFYSRNTAEMYDNILNKPLQLKPNISNAARHLLEGLLQKDRTKRLGCTEDFIEIKNHIFFSPINWDDLNAKKITPPFNPNVTGPNDLRHFDPEFTDEPVPSSIGCSPDSALVTASIKEAAEAFVGFSYAPSMDSYL